A single Parabacteroides timonensis DNA region contains:
- a CDS encoding IclR family transcriptional regulator, giving the protein MESVIPNMEKGEENYKVPNLEKGIAVLEYLSLRPQGETLQDIKSKLDISQTTAYRILNTLVRLDYLNYNEDTKRYKLSRKLLTLGFRSLNEHNLLETVLPRLRELRDKVGETACFGVLGNEKGIFIEQAQGHHTFRFVLSPGKPFELHCSAPGKAIMAYLPNTVRDRYLSYMTFVKYNSRTITTREAYLEELEKVRKVGYAMDNEEELNGVICVGAPIFNYTGYPCGAIWISGPKDRLTNEIFRSTVANIKEVVQSISAELGYSKNTKK; this is encoded by the coding sequence ATGGAAAGCGTTATTCCAAATATGGAAAAAGGAGAAGAGAATTATAAGGTGCCTAATCTTGAAAAGGGGATTGCGGTGCTTGAATATCTTTCGCTCCGCCCACAGGGTGAGACGCTGCAGGATATTAAGAGTAAGTTGGATATCTCACAAACAACTGCTTACCGTATTTTGAATACATTGGTTCGTTTGGATTATCTTAACTATAATGAGGATACGAAGCGTTATAAGTTATCGAGAAAATTGCTAACTTTGGGTTTCAGATCGTTGAATGAACATAATTTACTGGAAACAGTTTTGCCTCGTTTGCGTGAGTTGCGCGATAAAGTGGGGGAGACTGCCTGTTTTGGTGTACTAGGAAATGAAAAGGGTATTTTTATCGAGCAGGCACAGGGACATCATACGTTCCGCTTCGTTCTGTCGCCGGGGAAACCTTTTGAATTGCACTGCTCAGCACCGGGAAAAGCTATCATGGCCTATCTGCCGAATACGGTTCGCGACCGTTATTTGTCGTATATGACTTTCGTAAAGTATAATTCCCGAACAATAACTACACGTGAAGCCTATTTGGAGGAACTGGAAAAAGTTCGTAAGGTAGGTTATGCTATGGATAATGAAGAAGAGCTAAACGGAGTGATTTGTGTAGGCGCTCCTATTTTTAACTATACAGGTTACCCTTGTGGAGCTATTTGGATATCCGGTCCTAAAGACCGGTTGACAAATGAGATATTTCGTTCGACGGTCGCTAATATTAAGGAGGTAGTACAATCTATCTCTGCTGAGTTAGGATATAGTAAGAACACAAAAAAATAA